The segment ACGCCTGCCCGAACTGCAAAAAATTGGAAGCTCAGCTGGCCAAAGTGCTTGCTGAGTTACAGGAGATCAAAGCGCGTCTGGGGCTAAACAGCACAACCTCGCATCAACCTCCGAGCCAGGACAAGCCCTGGACGCCGAAGAGTGAGCGCCAGAAGACCGGCCGGTCTTCTGGCGCTCAACCGGGTCACCCAGGCAAAACGCTGAAGATAGTCGAGCACCCTGACGAGATCGTCACGCTTCCTGTCACCGGGCACTGTGGTTGTGGTCAAGCCTGGGACACGGTGATCGTCAGCGATGAACTGGCGCGGCAGGTTCTGGACCTGCCAGAGATTCGACTTCATGCCGTGGAGTACCGCGCCCAGGTCAAGGTGTGTCCGAGCTGTCATCACCGCGAGCAGGCTTCTTTCCAACTCACGTTCCTGGTCAAGTGCAGTATGGCCCCGCATCCATGGACTGGCGGTTTACCTCAACGCGGTGCACTTCGTTCCGCTCAAACGTACAGCAAACATTCTGGAAGCCGTCTGTGGAGCAAAGCTCAGTGATGGCACCATTGCTCTCAACCTGAATGTGGCTGCTGGGCGTCTGGCTGCTTTTGAGACTGAACTCAAAGCTGCGCTCCTCAGCGAACCTGTCCTGCACGCGGATGAGACCGGCAGCAAGGTGAATGGGACGTTGGCGTGGATGCATGTGGTGAGCTG is part of the Deinococcus sp. QL22 genome and harbors:
- a CDS encoding DUF6444 domain-containing protein, yielding MEAQLAKVLAELQEIKARLGLNSTTSHQPPSQDKPWTPKSERQKTGRSSGAQPGHPGKTLKIVEHPDEIVTLPVTGHCGCGQAWDTVIVSDELARQVLDLPEIRLHAVEYRAQVKVCPSCHHREQASFQLTFLVKCSMAPHPWTGGLPQRGALRSAQTYSKHSGSRLWSKAQ